From the genome of Methanobrevibacter smithii ATCC 35061, one region includes:
- a CDS encoding anthranilate synthase component II, producing MILLIDNYDSFSYNLYQLIGQVNRDIEVYRNDKITADEIKDLNPEAIILSPGPGRPEDAGICVDVVRKFYDKIPILGVCLGHQAICDAFGGKISYASKLMHGKSSTAKLNKDPIFKGLNDEIAVGRYHSLSLVENTLPKDLKIISKTADNGEIMAIKHKKYNVYGLQFHPESILTPDGITIIENFINKIKEDN from the coding sequence ATGATTTTATTAATAGATAACTATGATAGCTTTTCATATAATTTATATCAATTAATCGGACAGGTAAATAGGGATATTGAAGTTTATAGAAATGATAAAATCACTGCTGATGAAATTAAAGATTTAAATCCTGAAGCTATTATTTTATCTCCAGGTCCTGGAAGGCCTGAAGATGCGGGAATCTGTGTTGATGTTGTTAGGAAATTTTATGATAAAATACCAATTTTGGGAGTTTGTCTTGGACATCAGGCAATATGTGATGCATTTGGAGGTAAAATATCTTATGCCAGCAAATTAATGCATGGAAAATCATCAACAGCTAAATTAAATAAAGACCCTATTTTTAAAGGTTTAAATGATGAGATTGCTGTTGGAAGATATCATTCTTTAAGTTTGGTTGAAAATACTTTGCCTAAAGATTTAAAAATAATTTCAAAAACAGCAGACAACGGAGAAATAATGGCGATTAAACATAAAAAATATAATGTTTACGGTCTTCAATTTCATCCGGAATCAATATTAACACCTGACGGAATTACAATAATTGAAAATTTCATAAACAAAATTAAGGAGGATAATTAA
- a CDS encoding helix-turn-helix transcriptional regulator: METKIKEFRNEKGLSQQKLADLTGVTRQTINALENARYNPSLLLAFRITKILDKENIEDVFIIDDGE; this comes from the coding sequence TTGGAAACTAAAATTAAAGAATTTCGTAATGAAAAGGGATTAAGCCAACAAAAATTGGCAGATTTGACTGGTGTCACAAGACAAACAATCAATGCATTGGAAAATGCTAGGTATAATCCTTCTTTACTTTTAGCCTTTAGAATAACTAAGATTTTAGATAAAGAAAACATTGAGGATGTTTTCATCATTGATGATGGTGAGTGA
- a CDS encoding heavy metal translocating P-type ATPase, translated as MAKLKEMDLPIEGMHCASCVLSLNKTFEKVEGVESVDADLASNKLHLTVNPKKLPFDEIETLVKNLGFELHTDEVTLKLNGMHCASCVMNVENFLIRLDGIFDVKADLTSQTARINYDKTKVTVKDMEEVINSLGFEVLGIDGQLEINEDEIYKNDLKDKRNRIIVGFAASAVLMALMYIHWHPFGLSMGITSLIISILPFLYVSLPTLKAGFNGLVHKNLNMDVMYSMGITVAYISSILGTFNIVLDHSFMFYETAIMLPSFLLIGRYLEAKAKKKTSDSIRELIGLQPTAATLIELDSNGNIVSQKEVNIKEIQIGDILLVRPGDKIPVDGEVIGGHSYVDESMINGEPIPKAKRDGEEVFAGTINQDGVLHIKAKKIGSKTVLSNIIRLVEKAQSSRPPVQKLANTAVSYFIPTILTIAVVVFLLWYFVFDSTLLFALTTLISILVVACPCALGLATPTAVTVGVGRAAEFGILIKNGDTLENAGKIDVAAFDKTGTITEGQPEVDDVICYGISENELVELAASVEKNSNHPIAKAIVRKASDMNLELIRTSSFENITGKGLKAQVNDKDILAGNKKLLESQDIEIPQSVLEEYGRLEDLSKTIILIGVDREIKGILSLSDKIKANSKRTIEELHKMGIETYMLTGDNKKTASTVASAVGIDNVCAGVLPENKLDIVKNLQKEDKTVLFVGDGINDAPALTQANIGVAMGNGTDIAMESGDIVVMEGDLENVVAAVQFSKKVMTRIKENLFWAFAYNVILIPLAAGALYAGFGIMFMPEWSALAMALSSVTVISLSLALKGYVPAIKKETKS; from the coding sequence ATGGCAAAACTTAAAGAAATGGATTTGCCTATTGAAGGTATGCATTGTGCTTCCTGTGTTTTAAGTTTAAATAAAACTTTTGAAAAGGTTGAAGGAGTGGAATCAGTAGATGCAGATTTGGCTTCAAATAAATTACATTTAACTGTCAATCCAAAAAAGCTCCCATTTGATGAAATTGAAACATTAGTTAAAAATTTGGGATTTGAACTTCACACAGATGAGGTTACTCTTAAACTTAACGGAATGCATTGTGCTTCCTGTGTCATGAATGTTGAAAACTTTTTAATACGTTTAGACGGCATTTTTGATGTTAAGGCAGATTTAACTTCACAAACAGCACGTATCAATTATGATAAAACAAAAGTAACTGTCAAAGACATGGAAGAAGTTATTAATTCTTTGGGATTTGAAGTACTTGGAATTGATGGGCAACTTGAAATAAATGAAGATGAAATTTATAAAAATGATTTAAAAGATAAAAGAAATAGGATTATAGTTGGTTTTGCAGCATCAGCTGTTTTAATGGCTTTAATGTATATTCACTGGCATCCGTTTGGATTGTCTATGGGAATAACTTCGTTAATCATAAGTATTCTTCCATTTCTTTATGTATCTTTACCTACACTTAAAGCAGGATTCAACGGTCTTGTTCATAAGAATTTAAACATGGATGTGATGTATTCGATGGGTATAACTGTTGCATACATATCAAGTATTTTGGGAACATTTAACATAGTTCTTGATCATTCATTTATGTTTTATGAAACAGCTATTATGCTTCCATCATTTTTACTTATTGGCAGATATTTGGAAGCAAAAGCTAAAAAGAAAACTTCTGATTCAATTCGAGAACTTATTGGTCTTCAGCCAACAGCAGCTACTTTAATAGAACTTGACAGTAATGGGAATATAGTGTCTCAAAAAGAGGTGAATATTAAAGAAATCCAAATTGGCGATATTTTACTTGTTCGTCCGGGAGATAAAATACCTGTAGATGGTGAAGTAATCGGCGGACATTCTTATGTTGACGAATCAATGATTAATGGTGAACCAATTCCCAAAGCTAAAAGAGATGGTGAAGAAGTATTTGCAGGCACTATTAATCAGGATGGTGTTTTACACATTAAAGCTAAAAAAATTGGCAGCAAAACTGTATTGTCAAATATTATCCGTTTAGTTGAAAAAGCTCAAAGTTCCAGACCTCCGGTTCAAAAATTAGCTAACACTGCAGTTAGCTATTTCATACCCACAATTTTAACAATAGCTGTTGTTGTATTCCTGCTGTGGTACTTTGTATTTGACTCTACTTTGTTGTTTGCACTTACAACTTTAATTTCAATTTTAGTTGTGGCCTGTCCATGTGCATTAGGTCTGGCTACTCCGACAGCAGTAACTGTAGGTGTTGGTAGGGCTGCAGAATTTGGTATTCTTATTAAAAATGGAGATACTTTAGAAAATGCAGGTAAAATTGATGTTGCAGCATTTGATAAAACTGGAACTATAACTGAAGGTCAGCCTGAAGTGGATGATGTTATATGTTATGGAATTAGTGAAAATGAATTGGTTGAACTTGCAGCCAGTGTAGAGAAAAATTCCAATCATCCAATAGCTAAGGCAATTGTCAGAAAAGCCAGTGATATGAATCTGGAACTTATTCGAACTTCATCATTTGAAAATATAACGGGTAAAGGTTTAAAAGCTCAGGTTAATGATAAAGATATTTTAGCAGGAAATAAAAAGCTTTTAGAATCTCAGGATATTGAAATTCCTCAAAGTGTTTTGGAAGAGTATGGAAGACTGGAGGACCTTAGTAAAACTATAATTTTAATAGGTGTTGATAGGGAAATTAAAGGTATTTTAAGTTTATCTGATAAAATCAAAGCTAATTCTAAAAGAACTATTGAAGAATTGCATAAAATGGGCATTGAAACATATATGCTTACAGGAGATAACAAAAAAACAGCATCAACTGTAGCCAGTGCAGTAGGTATTGATAATGTATGTGCCGGAGTTTTACCTGAAAACAAATTGGATATTGTTAAAAATCTTCAAAAAGAAGACAAGACAGTTTTATTTGTTGGAGACGGTATTAATGATGCACCTGCACTTACACAGGCTAATATTGGTGTAGCTATGGGTAACGGAACAGATATTGCTATGGAAAGTGGTGATATTGTTGTAATGGAAGGTGATTTGGAAAATGTAGTTGCTGCTGTGCAGTTTTCTAAAAAGGTAATGACTAGAATTAAAGAAAATTTATTCTGGGCATTTGCATATAATGTTATACTGATTCCACTTGCAGCAGGAGCGCTTTATGCCGGTTTTGGAATAATGTTCATGCCTGAATGGTCTGCTCTTGCAATGGCATTAAGTTCAGTAACAGTCATATCCCTGTCACTTGCTCTTAAAGGATATGTTCCTGCAATAAAAAAAGAAACAAAAAGTTAA
- the trpC gene encoding indole-3-glycerol phosphate synthase TrpC, with translation MLDKIVEKTKERVSENKKVNSLDRLKYKILNIDVKFNYPFKKALSSDDIAIIAEVKKASPSKGLIAENFDYVNIAKEYEAAGASAISVLTEPYFFQGSDDYLKKIAKNVKIPVLRKDFVVDEYMIYEAKLLGASAVLLIAAILSDEQLEQYLTITRVLGMSAIVEAHDENEIKRAIDAGADIVGVNNRNLKDFSVDIENSIRLRRCVDEDIIFISESGIKTKEDIARLKENNVDAVLIGETLMKSPDKKVMIRELKNG, from the coding sequence ATGTTAGATAAAATAGTTGAAAAAACAAAAGAAAGAGTATCTGAAAATAAAAAGGTTAATTCATTAGACAGACTCAAATATAAAATACTCAATATTGATGTCAAATTCAATTATCCTTTTAAAAAAGCTTTAAGCAGTGATGATATTGCAATTATTGCAGAGGTTAAAAAGGCATCACCTTCTAAAGGTTTAATAGCTGAAAATTTTGATTATGTAAACATTGCAAAAGAGTATGAAGCTGCAGGCGCATCAGCTATTTCAGTTTTAACAGAACCTTACTTTTTTCAGGGTTCTGATGATTATTTAAAGAAAATAGCTAAAAATGTTAAAATTCCAGTACTCAGAAAGGATTTTGTTGTTGATGAGTACATGATTTATGAAGCTAAATTACTTGGAGCATCTGCAGTATTGCTGATTGCAGCTATTTTGTCTGATGAACAATTGGAACAGTATTTGACTATAACTCGTGTTTTGGGAATGTCTGCTATTGTTGAAGCTCATGATGAAAATGAAATTAAAAGGGCAATTGATGCAGGTGCAGATATTGTCGGTGTAAACAATAGAAATTTAAAAGATTTCAGTGTAGATATTGAAAATAGTATTCGTCTACGTAGATGTGTAGATGAAGATATTATATTTATTTCTGAAAGTGGTATTAAAACAAAAGAAGATATTGCCAGATTAAAAGAAAATAATGTTGATGCAGTTTTAATAGGTGAAACTTTAATGAAATCACCAGACAAAAAGGTGATGATTCGGGAGTTGAAGAATGGTTAA
- the purB gene encoding adenylosuccinate lyase produces MAIHPIEYRYGTPEMKSIWETENKLQRKLDVESALAQAEGKLGIIPQEVADEIAAKANTKYVKLERVDEIEAQTKHDIAALVKAIGEVCDNDAGEYVHFGATSNDVVDSSNSLLLNDSIEVLKEKVERLTKIMLDLTKENIDKVCIGRTHGQHALPTTYGMKFGIWADELHRQYERLENAQKNVCVAMMDGAVGTTAALGEDGWKIHKEVANILGLPAATITNQVVQRDNHVEFISTLANIASTLDKIALEIRSLQRTELMELGEYFDPEKQVGSSTMPHKMNPITAERICGVARIVKSFVNAALDNNPLWHERDLTNSSCERIMFPESCILTDYILSLTIKLMSNLVFYDENIERNLNLTNGLIMAERLMAELTRSGMGKQTAYGIVRRNAIKANKEGGLLGELILEEEDVQKYLTPEDVEKIMNPHTYIGSSKTIINELLEQSKEWFK; encoded by the coding sequence ATGGCTATACATCCAATCGAATACAGATATGGTACTCCCGAAATGAAATCCATTTGGGAAACTGAAAACAAATTACAAAGAAAACTAGATGTGGAATCTGCTCTAGCTCAGGCAGAAGGAAAACTTGGTATAATTCCTCAGGAAGTGGCAGATGAAATAGCAGCTAAAGCTAATACCAAATATGTTAAATTAGAAAGAGTAGATGAAATTGAAGCTCAAACCAAACATGACATTGCTGCATTAGTTAAAGCTATTGGAGAAGTTTGTGATAATGACGCCGGAGAATATGTCCACTTCGGAGCTACTTCCAATGATGTTGTAGACAGTTCAAATTCTTTACTTTTAAATGATTCAATTGAAGTTTTAAAAGAAAAAGTAGAAAGATTAACTAAAATAATGCTTGATTTAACTAAAGAAAATATCGATAAAGTTTGTATTGGTCGTACTCATGGTCAACATGCACTTCCTACTACATACGGTATGAAATTTGGTATTTGGGCTGATGAACTTCACAGACAATATGAAAGATTAGAAAATGCTCAAAAAAATGTTTGTGTAGCTATGATGGACGGTGCAGTTGGTACCACAGCAGCTCTTGGTGAAGACGGATGGAAAATCCACAAAGAAGTAGCTAATATATTGGGATTGCCTGCAGCTACAATTACTAACCAGGTTGTTCAAAGAGACAACCATGTGGAATTTATTTCAACATTAGCTAATATTGCAAGTACTTTAGATAAAATTGCTCTGGAAATCAGAAGCTTACAAAGAACTGAACTTATGGAACTTGGGGAATACTTTGATCCTGAAAAACAGGTGGGCAGCAGCACAATGCCTCATAAAATGAACCCAATTACAGCAGAACGTATTTGTGGTGTTGCAAGAATTGTAAAATCTTTTGTAAATGCTGCACTTGACAACAATCCGCTCTGGCATGAAAGAGACTTAACCAATTCCTCCTGTGAAAGAATAATGTTTCCGGAAAGCTGTATTTTAACTGATTACATCCTCAGTTTAACTATTAAATTAATGAGCAATTTAGTATTCTATGATGAAAATATTGAAAGAAATTTAAACTTAACTAATGGATTAATCATGGCTGAAAGATTAATGGCTGAACTTACAAGAAGCGGAATGGGAAAACAAACCGCATACGGAATTGTAAGGAGAAATGCTATTAAAGCTAATAAAGAAGGCGGTCTTTTAGGAGAACTTATCCTAGAAGAGGAAGATGTTCAAAAATACTTAACTCCTGAAGATGTTGAAAAAATTATGAATCCTCATACTTACATAGGTTCATCTAAAACCATTATTAATGAATTACTTGAACAATCTAAAGAATGGTTTAAATAG
- the trpD gene encoding anthranilate phosphoribosyltransferase: protein MIKEAILKVVNGNDLNAKEAYGAMDEIMSGESSEVQMSAYLTALSMKGETIEEITASTKAMRAHCVKLLNDEEVLEIVGTGGDGSNTFNISTTSSIVISAAGVPVAKHGNRSASSKCGAADVLEALGVNIYIEPEKSLKILKEINLCFLFAQNYHLAMKFVAGVRKELSIRTIFNILGPLTNPAGATMQVLGVYDESLVKPLCEVLKNVGVKSALSVYGQDGLDEISVSDKTSVCELRDGRLKCYEIAPEDFGMERCSKEDLVGGNPRENAEITLSILNGQKGPKRNAVVLNSAAALYVAGKADSIEDGVRLASEIIDSGRAKKQLEKFIEYTNS, encoded by the coding sequence ATGATTAAGGAAGCTATTTTAAAAGTTGTAAATGGAAATGACTTAAATGCGAAGGAAGCTTATGGGGCAATGGATGAAATAATGTCCGGAGAATCTAGTGAGGTTCAGATGAGTGCTTATTTAACTGCACTGTCAATGAAAGGTGAAACAATTGAAGAAATCACAGCTTCTACAAAAGCCATGAGGGCTCATTGTGTTAAATTACTAAATGATGAAGAAGTCTTGGAAATAGTTGGAACTGGTGGAGACGGATCCAACACTTTCAACATATCAACAACATCTTCAATTGTAATTTCTGCAGCAGGAGTTCCGGTAGCCAAACATGGAAACAGATCAGCATCAAGCAAATGTGGGGCGGCAGATGTTTTGGAAGCTTTAGGTGTAAATATTTATATTGAACCGGAAAAAAGCTTGAAAATATTAAAAGAGATTAATCTGTGCTTTTTATTTGCTCAAAATTATCATTTGGCCATGAAATTTGTAGCTGGAGTCAGAAAAGAATTATCTATAAGAACAATTTTCAATATTCTGGGGCCTCTGACAAATCCTGCAGGTGCTACAATGCAGGTTTTGGGGGTTTATGATGAATCACTTGTGAAACCTCTTTGTGAAGTGCTTAAAAACGTAGGAGTTAAGTCTGCATTATCAGTATACGGTCAGGACGGATTGGATGAAATTTCAGTTAGTGACAAAACATCTGTTTGTGAACTTAGGGACGGCAGGTTAAAATGTTATGAAATAGCTCCTGAAGATTTTGGAATGGAGAGATGTTCTAAAGAAGACCTTGTAGGTGGAAATCCTAGGGAAAATGCAGAAATTACATTATCTATTTTAAATGGCCAAAAAGGACCTAAAAGAAATGCCGTAGTTTTAAACTCTGCAGCTGCTTTATATGTTGCAGGAAAAGCAGATTCTATAGAAGATGGTGTTAGATTAGCCAGTGAAATTATTGATTCTGGCAGGGCTAAAAAACAGCTTGAAAAATTCATCGAATATACAAACAGTTGA
- a CDS encoding CPBP family intramembrane glutamic endopeptidase, whose amino-acid sequence MPSFNKAIKCTTLIELLIIILCFYSVYMVASFYGFNVDMEWMYAVIIAYILIKSRKYSAETNQNIFSKIEFRYVFLIVIVNVFFSYGMLYLANSINIESFLSFNLIPSLKNLAFIGGLIGTVLISPISEEIIFRGIILNRLKLVVPVNVAILISSLCFGVLHGYGSIVSAFVFGLCMCILYIKTDNILVPVAAHIMNNFFAEALFYLDKDAILFNNDLIMITITVLAIISLYLILNSLKIEWKFLDKK is encoded by the coding sequence ATGCCATCATTTAATAAGGCAATTAAATGCACTACTTTAATTGAACTGTTAATTATAATTTTGTGTTTTTATTCAGTATATATGGTAGCTAGTTTTTATGGATTTAATGTAGATATGGAATGGATGTATGCAGTTATTATTGCTTATATTCTGATTAAATCAAGGAAATATTCGGCTGAAACTAATCAGAATATCTTTTCTAAAATTGAATTTCGATATGTGTTTTTAATTGTTATTGTAAATGTCTTTTTTTCATATGGAATGTTGTATTTGGCCAACAGCATAAATATTGAAAGTTTTTTAAGTTTTAACTTAATTCCAAGTTTAAAAAATCTGGCTTTTATTGGTGGCCTAATTGGAACTGTTTTAATTTCTCCAATTTCTGAAGAAATAATTTTCAGGGGAATTATTTTAAACAGATTGAAATTGGTTGTCCCTGTTAATGTGGCTATTTTAATATCTTCATTGTGTTTCGGTGTTCTTCACGGATATGGAAGTATTGTTTCAGCATTTGTCTTCGGATTATGTATGTGTATTTTGTATATCAAAACAGACAACATTCTGGTTCCTGTTGCTGCACATATTATGAACAATTTCTTTGCAGAAGCTTTATTTTATTTGGACAAGGATGCAATACTTTTTAACAATGATTTAATAATGATTACAATTACAGTTTTAGCTATTATATCTTTATATTTGATATTGAACTCTTTAAAGATTGAGTGGAAATTTTTAGATAAAAAATAA
- a CDS encoding DUF4013 domain-containing protein: MILDIYKDSFEYASKNVKNLLILGVFYLFGFLIIPMFFILGYNYRIIKIATEGMINGNDELPEFEDWTLMLVEGIKCFVVYVGYLIIPIIVFLGILWGCGQANNISLTIVGFIVGIVILLVFALYSFLAISHMATNDGSMKAAFDVKEITNIAKSIGWSRCFTTYIGMIILVSVIICVVVSIVLAVLMILGFATVSAVPIMGVATATGVVSTLIINFVITFIVMPYLQIFQSRCQGLLYNIR; the protein is encoded by the coding sequence ATGATATTAGATATTTATAAAGATTCCTTTGAATATGCATCTAAAAATGTAAAAAATCTCTTGATTTTAGGAGTGTTTTACTTATTTGGTTTTTTAATCATTCCTATGTTCTTCATTTTAGGTTATAATTATAGAATTATTAAAATAGCTACTGAAGGAATGATTAATGGTAATGATGAACTTCCTGAGTTTGAAGACTGGACTTTGATGCTGGTTGAAGGAATTAAATGTTTTGTTGTGTATGTGGGTTATTTAATTATTCCAATTATTGTATTTTTAGGTATTCTATGGGGCTGTGGCCAAGCCAATAATATTTCTTTAACTATTGTTGGATTTATAGTAGGGATTGTTATTTTATTGGTATTTGCATTGTATTCATTTTTAGCTATTTCTCATATGGCTACAAATGACGGATCAATGAAAGCTGCATTTGATGTAAAAGAGATAACAAATATTGCTAAGTCTATCGGTTGGTCAAGATGTTTTACAACATATATTGGAATGATAATACTTGTTAGTGTAATTATTTGTGTTGTTGTAAGTATAGTTTTAGCAGTTTTAATGATTTTAGGATTTGCTACTGTTTCTGCAGTTCCTATAATGGGTGTAGCTACTGCAACCGGTGTTGTATCAACTTTAATTATTAATTTTGTAATAACATTTATTGTAATGCCTTACTTGCAGATATTCCAAAGCCGTTGTCAAGGTTTACTTTATAATATTAGGTGA
- the trpE gene encoding anthranilate synthase component I, giving the protein MFSPSLEEVKEIAKNKEYKRIPVAYELYSDMATPIEVLRILKEISKHCYMLESVEDSQKWGRYTFLGFDPLLEFTCQNGCVQIKGDSKFEDSSKLTDDDKVIIETNNPGEVIKDLVRQNKSPKLTNLPPFTGGFVGYFAYDYIKYAEPSLNLDAENQDQFKDIDLMLFDKVVAFDNFRQKIVLIANMKTDNLDENYKKACDDLEKIARLIKTGKKAKIEPLTLKSDFKPVFSREKYCQMVNKAKDYIKEGDIFQVVLSNRIEADISGSLFDTYRVLRTTNPSPYMFYFSSNDIEIAGASPETLVKLNNRKLYTFPLAGTRPRGKTESEDLALEKELLSDEKELAEHNMLVDLGRNDIGKISEIGSVNVDKYLSIERFSHVMHIGSTVTGTLRKDLDSLAAIDSILPAGTLSGAPKIRACEIINELENNKRGIYGGAIGYIDLSGNVDTCISIRIAFARNNKVFIRSGAGIVADSVPDNEFDECLNKAAAVIDALKIADGGIL; this is encoded by the coding sequence ATGTTTTCCCCAAGTTTGGAAGAAGTAAAAGAAATTGCAAAAAATAAAGAATATAAAAGAATTCCAGTAGCTTATGAGTTATACTCAGATATGGCTACTCCAATAGAAGTATTAAGGATTTTAAAAGAAATCAGTAAACATTGTTATATGCTGGAAAGTGTTGAAGATTCACAAAAATGGGGAAGATACACCTTTTTAGGATTTGATCCGCTTTTAGAGTTTACCTGTCAAAATGGATGTGTTCAAATTAAGGGAGACAGCAAATTTGAAGACAGTTCCAAATTAACAGATGATGATAAGGTAATTATTGAAACAAACAATCCTGGTGAAGTTATTAAAGATTTGGTCAGACAAAACAAATCTCCAAAATTAACTAATTTGCCTCCATTTACTGGAGGATTTGTGGGATATTTTGCTTATGATTATATTAAATATGCAGAACCTTCCCTAAACCTCGATGCTGAAAATCAGGATCAATTTAAAGACATTGATTTGATGTTGTTTGATAAGGTTGTTGCATTTGATAATTTCAGACAAAAAATTGTTTTGATTGCAAATATGAAAACAGACAATTTGGATGAAAACTATAAGAAAGCCTGTGATGATTTGGAAAAAATAGCCAGATTAATTAAAACAGGAAAAAAAGCAAAAATAGAACCTCTGACATTAAAATCTGATTTCAAACCAGTATTTTCACGTGAAAAATATTGTCAAATGGTTAATAAGGCTAAAGATTACATTAAAGAGGGGGATATTTTTCAGGTTGTACTGTCAAACAGGATTGAAGCAGATATTTCAGGAAGCTTGTTTGATACATACAGGGTCTTGAGAACTACAAATCCTTCACCCTATATGTTTTATTTTTCAAGTAATGACATTGAAATAGCCGGTGCTTCACCTGAAACCCTGGTTAAATTAAACAATAGAAAATTATACACTTTTCCACTAGCGGGAACAAGACCTAGAGGAAAAACGGAAAGTGAAGATTTGGCCCTTGAAAAAGAGCTTTTAAGTGATGAAAAAGAATTGGCTGAACATAATATGCTTGTAGACCTGGGACGTAATGATATTGGAAAAATATCTGAAATAGGATCTGTCAATGTTGATAAATACCTGTCAATTGAGAGGTTTTCTCATGTAATGCATATTGGTTCAACAGTAACTGGAACTTTAAGAAAAGATCTGGATTCACTTGCGGCTATTGATTCCATACTTCCTGCAGGAACACTGTCCGGAGCTCCAAAAATAAGAGCATGTGAAATTATTAATGAACTTGAAAATAATAAAAGAGGGATTTATGGTGGAGCTATTGGATATATTGATTTAAGTGGCAATGTAGACACCTGCATATCAATCAGGATTGCTTTTGCACGTAATAATAAAGTTTTCATAAGGTCAGGTGCAGGAATTGTAGCTGACAGTGTTCCGGATAATGAATTTGACGAGTGTTTAAATAAAGCAGCAGCAGTTATTGATGCTTTAAAAATAGCTGACGGGGGAATTTTATGA
- a CDS encoding metal-dependent hydrolase family protein, with protein METLIKNVNILNPNEEIQTSCNVLIEDKHIKQISRKKVSTKNNVKIIDGQDNYLMPGFIDCHAHIMANGFHKEENMANPLALHFYNAIKHGKQTVDAGVTTIKDCGPADIGVKIAQKKGLFIAPKMEISVTPLVSTGGHFDLFLPSGFDMEIVYPGFPKGRCDGPLEVLKKTREIKRAGADFIKVMASGGVLTTNTSPDYPQFNVEELKTIVEEAHVNDLKVSAHCHSLKGINNCVDAGFDSIEHGTFIDKKTSHKMAENNVKLVPTMLVHDFLYHSGFPAWDNYAAEKTAKLKEIVKVHKENISVAYEEGVDLLMGTDSGVIAHGHNLEELIHLTDTGMSNDEAIASGTINAAEFIGKKDSLGSVSENKIADLILVNGNPLDDVSILADNDNILKVIQNGCLVKNI; from the coding sequence ATGGAAACTTTAATTAAAAATGTAAACATTTTAAATCCGAATGAAGAAATTCAAACTTCATGCAATGTTTTAATTGAAGATAAACACATTAAACAAATATCTAGAAAGAAAGTTTCTACTAAAAACAATGTTAAAATCATTGATGGGCAGGATAATTATCTAATGCCTGGGTTTATAGATTGTCATGCACATATTATGGCTAATGGCTTTCACAAAGAAGAAAACATGGCAAATCCTTTAGCACTACATTTTTACAATGCAATTAAACATGGAAAACAGACAGTTGATGCAGGTGTTACAACAATTAAAGACTGTGGCCCTGCAGATATCGGAGTTAAAATAGCTCAAAAAAAAGGTTTATTTATAGCTCCTAAAATGGAAATTTCAGTTACTCCTTTAGTATCAACAGGAGGACATTTTGATTTATTTTTACCTTCTGGTTTTGATATGGAAATAGTTTATCCGGGATTTCCTAAAGGAAGGTGTGACGGGCCTCTTGAAGTTTTAAAAAAGACCCGTGAAATAAAAAGAGCAGGAGCAGACTTTATTAAAGTAATGGCTAGTGGGGGAGTCTTAACAACAAACACATCTCCAGATTATCCTCAGTTCAATGTTGAAGAACTTAAAACAATAGTTGAGGAAGCTCATGTTAATGATTTAAAGGTTTCAGCTCACTGTCACAGTCTGAAAGGAATCAATAACTGTGTTGATGCAGGTTTTGATTCAATAGAACACGGAACATTCATTGATAAAAAAACATCTCATAAAATGGCTGAAAATAATGTAAAATTAGTTCCGACAATGCTTGTTCATGATTTTTTATATCATAGCGGATTTCCTGCATGGGATAATTATGCAGCTGAAAAAACAGCCAAATTAAAAGAAATAGTTAAAGTTCACAAGGAAAACATATCTGTTGCTTATGAAGAAGGGGTGGATTTGTTAATGGGAACTGATAGTGGAGTAATTGCCCATGGTCATAATCTGGAAGAGTTGATTCATTTAACAGATACTGGAATGAGTAATGATGAAGCTATAGCTAGCGGGACAATAAATGCTGCTGAATTTATAGGTAAAAAAGATTCATTAGGTTCAGTTAGTGAAAATAAAATAGCTGATTTAATTTTAGTCAATGGCAATCCTTTAGATGATGTAAGTATTTTAGCTGACAATGACAATATATTAAAGGTTATTCAGAATGGATGTCTTGTTAAAAACATTTAA